ACGTGGTAGGTGATCAAAACAagcccaaaaaaaaaaaactttactcAGCACACTCGAATTTTCAGAACGAAAAGAATCAGATCATGAAGTCCAATGTTTGGCTCAGACTGGTAAGTAAATTACCCCCGCTCCGGTCCAAACTCAGATTCGATTCGGTGTGTAGGTGTGGAACGACTATCAGCTTCAGTGGGACGAAGCTGATTACGGAGGAATTGCTGTACTCAGGTTACCCCCCGACAAAGTCTGGAAACCTGATATAGTTTTATTCAATAAGTAAATTGCGTTCGCGAAAGGGAACGCTATACtaatttttaatgcttttaGTGCTGACGGCAACTACGAAGTGAGATACAAGTCTAATGTGTTAATTTACCCCAACGGCGAGGTGCTGTGGGTACCGCCCGCAATTTATCAGGTGCGAAAATTGGGTCgacaatgtaaaattttaatgtgttCGTTTCAGAGTTCTTGTACCATAGACGTCACCTATTTTCCATTTGACCAACAAACTTGCATTATGAAATTCGGCTCTTGGACTTTCAACGGCGATCAAGTATCGCTGGCTTTatacaataacaaaaatttcgTAGACTTGTCAGATTACTGGAAGTCTGGAACGTGGGACATCATTGAAGTGCCCGCCTACCTCAATATATACGAGGGTAACCACCCCACAGAAACTGATATCACATTTTATATTATCATTCGCCGCAAAACACTATTTTATACGGTCAATTTAATACTTCCCACAGTACTCATCTCGTTCCTTTGCGTTCTTGTCTTTTATTTACCAGCGGAAGCCGGTGAAAaggtaaaaattatttaaaaaaaaatgtttttttcattttcgttTAACGACAATTATTCTTCTAGGTGACGTTGGGTATTAGTATTTTACTGTCACTTGTAGTGTTTTTATTGCTCGTTTCAAAAATCCTGCCACCGACCTCACTTGTATTACCGCTCATTGCGAAATATCTCCTTTTCACATTTATCATGAACACCGTTAGTATTCTCGTTACGGTAGTGATAATCAATTGGAATTTCAGAGGGCCTAGAACGCATAGGTTAAGTATTTATTCTTGATCGATTCGGCGTTGAATTTATAAGTATTATGTTTAGAATGCCTTCGTGGATCCGTTCTGTATTTCTAAATTATCTACCGGCAATGTTGCTAATGAAGCGACCACGAAAAACAAGATTGCGATGGATGATGGAAATGCCTGGAATGGGCGTGCCCCCTCACCCCTACGGATCTCCGGCGGATATCCCAAAACACATAAGGTAATCGGaatatgtattctataattaATCACTTTAACTAGTACATTTCCAGTTCTATTGAATCCCAAACTAGTAAAGTCGAAGTGATGGAGTTATCCGACTTGCATCAtccaaattgtaaaattaatcGAAAGTTAAACTCGGACTTGGGTGTGGGTGTAGGCTCCGAGAGTTGCAGACGAGAAAGTGAAAGCTCGGATTCTATTCTTTTATCACCCGAAGCTTCCAAAGCAACAGAAGCTGTTGAATTCATAGCAGAACACTTACGCAACGAAGATCTTTATATTCAAGTGAGTGATCTGACGCGTCGTCCGACGAAGTTACCgaactgttttttttctttgcgtgtttttttttcgcaGACGAGAGAAGATTGGAAGTACGTGGCAATGGTGATCGATCGTCTCCAGTTGTACATGTTCTTCATCGTAACCACCGCTGGTACGGTGGGGATCCTGATGGATGCCCCCCATATCTTCGAATATGTAGATCAAGACAGAATCATCGAAATATACCGCGGCAAATAAAATCTTGGCTTTCCCCATCGCTGGCTAACAAATCATGTGGCTTCCATGCGAGAACCGCAAGGCCTACCGGTTTGGTGTTCGATAACAGTGACTGCGGCAATGTGACTCTGGTCCAGTccgatttttgattttatttttggacaCTGCAGCGTCAGCGCTTGGTGATTGTTATAAACACACgacgaaaattattttgtttcttatCGCCGAGTGACAATCGTTTGATACCGCGTGTGCTAGAAAACGGAAGGCCTGAAAACGGTGTATTGTCGATATTTCGTTGTCACGTCTGCCGGCTGATCTTACGATCGGTCGATTCTTGCGTGCACTGAATCAGTTGTTAACGGTGGCAAAGATTCGTATTGTTAAAGACCTGAATCCGTAGTAGCTCAATTGCCCGGAGCCCTCACACACCGCTGGTCGGGGGCGGTTGCCGCCGACGCGGACTTCGCTCGCTTCGGCGGCAAACTCCAACTATACCTACCAGTAGACTACACACCCTTCGTCGAGGACAATAGACCCGTGCGCGAGCTCCAGCGACATCAGTCAAATATTAACACTGTCGTATGTTTAGATTAGAGTAGAATGGATGAGACTGGGCAGTGTTATACTGTAATGTACTGCGTAGCGTCGTGTCGGCGGCCTGGTTTGAACGGAGTCCTGCCGCCTCCGCGCCAGGTTCATCCCTAATAGTTGCGCAGGCCCTCGACAGCAGACAGCCCGATAGCCGTTGACACCAACTCCTTGTACATACGAACATGACTCAAGCACTTTTCTTTTCACGATCACATCGTATACGTTTCGTTACTGGGTCAATGCTCATTTCGATAGGCCTAATTTCCTGTTGATCATTTCTGATTTGTTATGAACTAAACGTAAAAAATTGCTCAAACTCGGATGTGTATGCAATCATCAATATTCAATAgacagtttaataaatgttatataaatatgtacagtaATGTGATTGATCACTATAGGCACGTCTTCGACTATTTTTTCGATTCGTTTCGGCtcattttgtttgaaatttcgatcaaacaatattaaaatatcaatatttcaTAAATTAGGGGTAATAATAGTTCTTCGGTCAAGTTCGATGCATGGATGTGTATATTACTGAATGGTcttccaaaattttaatattgttttttggaattttcattCACGCATTTGCGACACACTTTTTTACGACTATATACGCAATAACGGGTCATAGCTGTACATTAGTTAGCTACACGTGCTAATAGTTATCAGATGTAAAATAACGTTGTTACTGATAGATACTAATATAGGAATCTGTACCGTATAGCACTGCCTGCCCGTGTTTCAGCACATAATCGCTTGGAACACTTATTGACTATttaatacaataaataatcattTACCTGTTATAATGTTAATGTACCAGACAGAGgcatttacaataaaaatacgCAGAATAATTGTTATTACTCGCCATCATTCATTTAACTCACGTCGACCCAGATAACAAGTACCAGGATCATAACTAGACCATTTCCAAATCTGGTTAACTACCGGTGCAATGTTACTTGATCGCAAATAAATGCCTGAAATACCCACATAATTAATTTCAGAATCGTAAAAATTTCACCAGGTAATTACGTGAATGTTATCAAAACAAACCCATACTAAATTTAATCCTGCAAAATATCCATGTGGTGCAGTATTCGCTTTAAAATTAGCGCTCGACCAACAGCTCTCTCCGTTTTTGATCCAAAACCGCACTTTTTTGACAGATCTGTCATCTCCGACCATATAACCtatgtttctaaaaataatatcaaaaCATTGGCAAAGCAGCGAAATAccttaaaatatgtaaataacgACGTCATACTTAAATCGACGAGATCATTTCGTTTTtgagttatttaataaaatgcggTGTGAACTTAACCTCAAACTAACCTGTCCGTAAGTtgataacaacaacaaaatgccTGGAAAAGTAAAAGTGAAGATAATTTCTGGAAGAAATCTCCCGGTTATGGACAGGTCAAGTGACACCACTGACGCTTACGTTGAGATCAAACTTGCTAGCACAACTTACAAAACTGACGTCTGCCGAAAGTCTCTGCACCCCCAGTGGAACTCGGAATGGTACAGATTTGAGGTAAAAGCTTTATCGTTGTTTTTTGCTATTCTAAATATTTGCTTTGTGCAGGTTGACGACTCAGAACTGCAAGATGAGCCTTTACAAATTAGACTGATGGATCATGATACTTATTCAGCAAACGATGCTATAGGAAAAGTGTACTTAGACTTAAACCCACTCCTGTTACCAGCAGCTAGTTTATTAATCAAATACGGATGGAATGGCGACGGCAATCACGAACACCCATCAAATTCGGTCATGTCTGGTTGGATACCAGTCTATGATACAATGCACGGTATCAGAGGAGAAGTCAATATTGTTGTTAAAGTAGAATTATTCTCTGATTTCAACAGATTTCGACAATCATCATGtggaattcaatttttttgctgTACTATACCCCAATAACGTAACGAAATAATCTGACATAATGTTTGTAGCCAAATCAATCCCACATGGCTATTTTGCTCAAACCGTCCACGGTTTTGTGGAAGAACTTATCGTAAACGACGATCCAGAATACCAATGGATTGATAAAATCAGAACTCCTAGAGCTTCCAACGAGGCGAGACAAacactttttttcaaattatcagGAGAGCTGCAGCGAAAAATCGGAGTGAAGGCTTTGGATCTCGGTGGAAACGCCGTCATCGGTTATTGCCAATGTTTCGACCTGGAAGGGGAGTCGGGAATAGTCGCGCGCGGGATCGGGACAGCTGTCACACTAGTCAAACTTCTGGACGCCCCCCATTGCAACATTACCGAAACTTTAAACGAAGAGTAAGTATAGattccaaagaaaaaaaaacattcaaaataCTCTGGTCGCGATTGAAGggaataatacatttttttcttgtccTGTTGCATGTAGGCGTGCACAGAGTTACTTAAAATTCCTAGGGTCCCAAGCTAGCTTCCACCTGAACCCCATACTAGTCAGCAAACCCACTTTCCCGTTCTCGAAAAAACACCTTTCTTCACCTTTATATGCTCCCCTCCCGACCCTCGATATAGACAATCCGAGATACAAACATTTGCCAAAGCATCTGTACAAATCGGAATTTTCCCAACAGTTGAGATCCACCAGATCCAATCCGGCTTTAAACGAACAAATCCACCACACTTCGGTTAAAACACTTCTGAAACAGGAGGACATGAGAGGTACTCCTGCCTACGGCTTCAGTCAAAAGTTCAGAAACTTTAAATACTCGTCTCAGAATATTTTGTCTAAGAAAATGACCGCCCTAAAAGCTAGATTGGGAGATTCTGGAATCGGTGAAGAGATAGATCAAGAGGTTGCGTTGACTCCTCGGCAAGAAAGGAGgagattaaaatataaaagaacTATCAGCGATTCAAGTGTTATGGCAGAGGTGTTGGCCAGGAGTGTTCTCCACGCGCATAACAGTCTTACTTGTATACTGGAGGCGCAAGATTCGCTGCAATATGATGATGAAGAAACCGCAGTTGATCAAGGATCGGTTACTCCAAATACGGAAGAAGAACTCGAACCTGTTCCCAATGTACTCGAGAAAACAGTATCTGAACCACTATTATCTATCCAAGATAATCTATTGGAGACACACTCGTACACTGGCTCCTCAGGCTCCAGTTCTGAATCTCTAAGTTCGGATGACGACGAATATACTTCCGACTCGAAAGAAATCAATTTCGAAACTGTCAGCaacattgttaaaaatgtagaGCTGCTAGAGAAGAACAGTACAGTTTCAAGTACTATGAAAAATTACTCAAAACAAATGTCTCTGCCCACTCTGTCTTTCGGTGAGTGTCAAAGCAACGTGACGGAAAGTAAGAATGGTAATCCTTTCGTTTTCCCGACTACCTctgaaaatgaagaaattccgGAGGATTCTGCTCTAGAATCAGATAAAAGTAGTTCACCTCCGGTTGAGGATTTTCCGGACAATTATTTGGAAACTTTGAAAGTCCCACTCGCAAAGATAGAAACAGATGAGGAATCAAACACTGAAGATATTGTTAACGATGACGATGTAGAAGTTGAGTCCAAATCAAAAACCATAATCCCACGAGTTAGAATGATGACAGGTGATGTTAGACACAAaggtctttttaaaactgCAATGCAGACGATTTTGTTGGATAAGGTGAACATAATGGGGACTTACACTCCACCGACGTCCCCGACTTCAGTCACCACAAAATCGAGCGCTTTCAGTGTTGCATCGCCAGCGTCATCCTCGAGTTCCATCCAGAATTCGAACAATGTTTCTGGACGTTTGCCCAGATCTTCCACGGCAGTGTCGCTTGATTGTGACTGGGAACGCAAACAGGACACAGTTCTCGGCGCCCCCTTCGCATCAGTCTACTCTATTCAAAGGCAACATTCAATTCCTTGCATCtcagacaaatttatttcatccAGAAGAACGCCAGACTTCGGTCTCTCCGACAGCGCCCTCAATAAACCTGAAACAGCGAAACCACTCATCGTGTCTTGTAAAAGTGACCAAGCTAATGtgggtaaaaataaaatgagttttattaatttactcaAAGGGGGCGGATACAGTTATTCGGATGACGGGAACGTAGAGAGATTCGGCTCGAACGAGCAACTGGGGAGGAAGAAGTTCACTTTCTTGCGACGCACCTCTCACGATCCCCAATCAAATTTAAAGAAGGTGAGGAGTGATGATCTCCACAAGAAGAGGTTCTCATTTTTGCAGAGGTCCAAGAAAGTGGAGAAGTCTGAAAGTGAAAATACAGGGAAAAGTTTTCTTTCTAGTATTTTTCACAAGACTGGAGATGAAAAGGAGGGAAAGGATACTTTGAAGAAGCACGGATTGTTGGGTACAGCTCTTGGGAATGTTGTTATGGAGACTGTACAAGATATTCTGGCGACGTCTCAAGCCGACAAAAGTAAGAAAGTGGTGGAGGTGGATAAGAAGTGTCCCATTTTTCCTTCCTCTTCAATATTAACTGGTACTAATAACGATAATGGTCCCGATGTGTCTGATGAGGCCTCTGTACCTGTCAATACAGAAATTGATCGAGGCACTAGCGTTAGCGATAATAATATGCATGCGAGCTTAACCCCTTCTCTTAGGAATAATAGTTCACCAGTCCCGGATCACCCACCCGAACCAGGTCACCACAGAGCAGAGTCAGTTGGTACAAAAATGGTTCAATCACCGGCCAAATTGAACAGTGTACCGTGCATCTATCGCCGATCGTCAGATTCTGACCTGAGCATCACACCAAAAGGTGGGTCGAAGTTCTTGTAAAAAGAATCGTTCATTAATATCCACAGATTGTCTTATcgcgtcacaaataaaatcatttaaagcatttttttcttttcttggtTGGTAATTTCTTACCGTAGGATTCTTTAGGAAAAGTGAGTATAATGCGCTTGCCCGACATAACTGTTGCATTACTTTACTGTATCAGTGTCTCACAATTGGGTCACTAACATCCTCATCTCTCAAAAACATTACCATTATATGTGGCAACGTTAGACTAGTTGAGTCGTTCTAACCCCCTTCTAATCTAAATGTATTGAACTTTGTCCGATTTGAAATCGACAGATGTTTTCTGTAGGGAATAGTTTGACCGGAAGCGACCGCTCAGCCACCGGAGGAATCAACGGACACTTCCTTAAAAGCAACGTTTTGCTTAGGGCTACAGTCCCccaagaaaattttgacatgcTGGAGTACCCATTTTTGACGATGGTAAAATACCCGTCAGGATTTATCACCAAATTAGGTAGTCGTTCACGATTTTAATTCCCACTTTTCTCATTTTAATCCTTGTTAAGGTGGCGCTGTGAGCGCCCGATCTGTCAAACTTCTGGAGAGGATCTCGAATCTAGAAGAACCAGAATCCAGAGATACTTGGTGGTCTGAAATCCGAATGGAGATTCGCTCTCACGCCCGCGCATTGAACTGCAATGCCGTTTTAGGATACACCGAAACAACAAGCATTTGGTActtattttgtcaaaaattgagggaaaaaattgtcaaacgATTTTTCAGCGAGGACGTTTGTGTTTTGAGTGCGAGCGGTACAGCAGCAGTGATCGGTTTTCAATACACAGGGGAAATGGGTGATAGTATTGGGGGACTTCCAATAATCCCCAAACACTGCAAAGATATCTTGAGTTCTTCTTTGGACCGCAACGAGTTCGATAAAGAAAGACTTCTACAAAAAGACGCCGTAATTTGGTCaagtttttgttgtttgtctGTTAAACAATGTAGTTTTTGCAgaaaaacaaagttttgtTGGAAAGTCCAGAACATGAAGTTGCACCCAGCCACATTAACAGTTCCTGTGCAATATGTCACTTGCCATACAACACCAATAACGTACCAATCAGAGCGACTGTCCTAAAATGTGGTACTTGTCGTTCTGGAAAAGTTCCAGATATTTTGATCGCAACAATTGAGACTCCCGATGGTGCCCCGAGCGTGGGCCGGGGTTGTTTCATACAATCTTTTGTTTGTAGGTATGACTGCGTAAAGATCAATCAATATTAATATTGACTAGTACTCGATGTGTAAAATTATTGCTAACGTTTGTGACGTTTTCAGACAGTTGAAAGACTTGAGGGGGGAGTCAAACGCAAAAGAAATATCCGATGGACTCCCTTTCCTCGAATACGAGTTGCACAGGTTgctcataaataaattaaaaatcaaaggGATGAATGCAATATTTGGACTGAAAATACGCATTTCAATTGGGGAGAAACTACTCGTGGGGCTTGCTACAGGAACTGCAGTGTTTTTAACTCCTTTGCCTACACCTGTATTGCCCAAATTAGTATCTGATCGCTCCTCCGACGAGAAGAAATTAGCCGATTTACAAAAACTCTTGAACGATACGGTGAAGAAAAATAGGGAAATTTACCAGTTGAAAAGTAATGTAAGTATAGCGAGAACAAAAGAGAACTGAATTAATGTGTTGTTGAAGGAGGACTGTCAGAATGGTCGCGTTTTATCTGATGATGATTCAGAAGAGGAACAAACTTCTATGGATTTATCGATAGGCAATAAAGACTGTTGCGTTCTCGAGGTTGTTAATTTATAATAAGTGTCAAGTTGTAAGTTTTGTTCGGGTATATTTTAGGTGGACGATCCTGAAGATGCAGACGTGGTGAACATGTTGATGGAAGAGCGTCCACCTGACGGGTTTCACGTGGTCAATACTGAATTCGTCCCAGGCTTAGAAGAATTAGAAATTGTTAAAAACTTGCAGATGTTCACTCAGATATACCGAGCCAAGTTTCAGCCTCCTTACAATTTTGACAACCACTTTCACAGACTGTTGCAAAGTGTGTATTTTAAATTGCGAAGAATGGTGCCTTGCGCTTTGTGTGATTTGCAGTTTCGAGTGGACCTGCCAGAAACCGACGAAATCCAACTGTGCGTTCTAGGTAGTAACTCACAGTTTATATTTTTCACTGTTGTTGACACGCTTTTGTTAAAGGAATGGCACTGGGTCTGGGAGATCCTCAAAAGATGAAATTCAAAAGGAAAAACACCGTTACGAAGAGATACGGTGGTTTGAATggatttttttgatttaagaTCTAATCGATTTTTCTGTTTGCAGAAGACGATTTGATATTCAATTTGGAAGAGGATCAAATACCGGAAAATAGTGTCACTCCTCAAACGTTTCCGGCGCATTTAAATACTCACTCTGCAAGGTTGAGGCAGAAGTCTCCCTCAAGAAACAGGCTCCAAACTATCAAACAAAGACATGTAGTTTAGACGAGAATTTGTCAATATGCATTTCTGTACGTACATTCTTTTAGATGCCTTATAGAGAAAGACATGGAGTAGATATTACGCCCTTGTCGTATGTACCTGGTGGGAAAATAGAACATTACTTAGGAAacttaaatttcttttttattagaGAAACCACGTCAATAAGAGAGGCAAGAAACTAGTGCTTGAATTTGGTAATTTGTTCTAATTGCTTTCTAATTTGTAGGAAGGGGGATTGAGTGGTTTTATTCATAGTTTTGTAACAGAAGTCTTGGCAATTGTTCGAGCACATGTCACCGCTTTGGGTGGTAATGCAATGGTGGCATATTTCATGACTGAATGTGTTTTAAATCACAATCTtcacaaaaatcaagtaagtgcaatttatttaatcacTTAATCATATTTAATACTACACCATTTCAATTtgaagagtgaaaataaactatttttttttgtgaaataaaaaaaagcacaGAATGGTAATAAGCAATTTCCTAAATCAAAATTGCTAAGAACTACGAGTTGCCTATTTAAAGTTGTGGCTAGTGACGTTATTTTACATCGTGTTAAGTCATAACATAGTAACGTTGAAACTGTTTAAATAACAGTAGTCAATGTAACTTTTACTATATctatttaatgtttttgaaatttatttcttttggtGTCCAAATATTACATTTAGGATAATAATGACGCGATTTCCGTTTCAATAAAaactttatcgaaaattaaactaaaatttatGGAATATATCACCAAActcatatttcaaaataaacataCAACGATTTGAATTTATAATgagttaaaaattttcaaggaaatataaataaatatgaattGAAATTAAAGTCCAACgagaatatttaataaacggTCACTGGTTTAACAAGCAATAGcaagttaaatttttaattactaaAATTGTGACAGCACTACAGCAGTTACTTTGAGACACTGCTAAAGACAgaaacattcaaaaaattgtcacTTCCTTTTTTTCGTGTCTAACCACAGAACAATTTGGCTAAGAACGAAACCATATTCTTTTTTGGCGAAAGCTTTGTTCTATCTTGATAACAAGACAAAGTCGCGTTACAGCTTATGCATTTCCAATAAAGacggtaataattttattttgaaaaatttgaattagaATATTCAAgtataaattttgttgtaacCAAACTTcgatgaaaaaatttaataagctgtctttttataaaattccATTACAACATTTGGGTTAGGTCAGGTCAGATGATAATATTTTTAGtaacaaagaaaattaaaatacttttttaGCATGATTAGAGGTCATTCACTTCGTGATATTTATTGCCGCATCTTTTGATCAATATCCCGgtattaaaatagttattgaTCATGTTCTGGGAGAAACCTTCACGTGTCAAAATTGTGTTCGATTTCCATCGACTTAATTATATATTATTCGAAtgaataattgtttttaatgaatttgagGCTCTACacgatttaattaattgaaaacacCTCGGTTGGCGCATTTGGTGTTGATTTCTGACAGGTGGCGCCCTCGCTTGTTTGTTCCACAAGTATTACAAAAGCGTACGAAAACGAAagaatgttaaaaataaatatcaagaTTTATGAAACCCCAACTATTTATATTATGCTCGAGTGGCTATTTTTACATTACTACAAAGCTAATTAATCGTCTTCGCAATAAATCCGTTCGCTTTTCGAAAAAAAGGAACGATCCAAAAATTCACCGGCTGGAAAGAGTCTTCGGTCAAGGTTTTCATTTCATGTGTTGAAAACACTCGAAAGTCGTAAAGTTTTATTGAGGAAATGTAGAAATTTACGATTGGACGGAATTACTACTTTTTTCACAAACGAACTTTCTGTTGGAAGTTCGTACAATTGATTTTTTGCACGTGGCGGGA
The sequence above is drawn from the Tenebrio molitor chromosome X, icTenMoli1.1, whole genome shotgun sequence genome and encodes:
- the nAChRbeta1 gene encoding acetylcholine receptor subunit beta-like 1 isoform X1, which encodes MHHLAMWTATAAQLLALLLISCLIVIGKCSEDEERLVRDLFRGYNKLIRPVQNMTEKVDVRFGLAFVQLINVNEKNQIMKSNVWLRLVWNDYQLQWDEADYGGIAVLRLPPDKVWKPDIVLFNNADGNYEVRYKSNVLIYPNGEVLWVPPAIYQVRKLGRQCKILMCSFQSSCTIDVTYFPFDQQTCIMKFGSWTFNGDQVSLALYNNKNFVDLSDYWKSGTWDIIEVPAYLNIYEGNHPTETDITFYIIIRRKTLFYTVNLILPTVLISFLCVLVFYLPAEAGEKVTLGISILLSLVVFLLLVSKILPPTSLVLPLIAKYLLFTFIMNTVSILVTVVIINWNFRGPRTHRMPSWIRSVFLNYLPAMLLMKRPRKTRLRWMMEMPGMGVPPHPYGSPADIPKHISSIESQTSKVEVMELSDLHHPNCKINRKLNSDLGVGVGSESCRRESESSDSILLSPEASKATEAVEFIAEHLRNEDLYIQVSDLTRRPTKLPNCFFSLRVFFSQTREDWKYVAMVIDRLQLYMFFIVTTAGTVGILMDAPHIFEYVDQDRIIEIYRGK
- the nAChRbeta1 gene encoding acetylcholine receptor subunit beta-like 1 isoform X2, which translates into the protein MHHLAMWTATAAQLLALLLISCLIVIGKCSEDEERLVRDLFRGYNKLIRPVQNMTEKVDVRFGLAFVQLINVNEKNQIMKSNVWLRLVWNDYQLQWDEADYGGIAVLRLPPDKVWKPDIVLFNNADGNYEVRYKSNVLIYPNGEVLWVPPAIYQSSCTIDVTYFPFDQQTCIMKFGSWTFNGDQVSLALYNNKNFVDLSDYWKSGTWDIIEVPAYLNIYEGNHPTETDITFYIIIRRKTLFYTVNLILPTVLISFLCVLVFYLPAEAGEKVTLGISILLSLVVFLLLVSKILPPTSLVLPLIAKYLLFTFIMNTVSILVTVVIINWNFRGPRTHRMPSWIRSVFLNYLPAMLLMKRPRKTRLRWMMEMPGMGVPPHPYGSPADIPKHISSIESQTSKVEVMELSDLHHPNCKINRKLNSDLGVGVGSESCRRESESSDSILLSPEASKATEAVEFIAEHLRNEDLYIQVSDLTRRPTKLPNCFFSLRVFFSQTREDWKYVAMVIDRLQLYMFFIVTTAGTVGILMDAPHIFEYVDQDRIIEIYRGK
- the nAChRbeta1 gene encoding acetylcholine receptor subunit beta-like 1 isoform X3 — encoded protein: MHHLAMWTATAAQLLALLLISCLIVIGKCSEDEERLVRDLFRGYNKLIRPVQNMTEKVDVRFGLAFVQLINVNEKNQIMKSNVWLRLVWNDYQLQWDEADYGGIAVLRLPPDKVWKPDIVLFNNADGNYEVRYKSNVLIYPNGEVLWVPPAIYQSSCTIDVTYFPFDQQTCIMKFGSWTFNGDQVSLALYNNKNFVDLSDYWKSGTWDIIEVPAYLNIYEGNHPTETDITFYIIIRRKTLFYTVNLILPTVLISFLCVLVFYLPAEAGEKVTLGISILLSLVVFLLLVSKILPPTSLVLPLIAKYLLFTFIMNTVSILVTVVIINWNFRGPRTHRMPSWIRSVFLNYLPAMLLMKRPRKTRLRWMMEMPGMGVPPHPYGSPADIPKHISSIESQTSKVEVMELSDLHHPNCKINRKLNSDLGVGVGSESCRRESESSDSILLSPEASKATEAVEFIAEHLRNEDLYIQTREDWKYVAMVIDRLQLYMFFIVTTAGTVGILMDAPHIFEYVDQDRIIEIYRGK
- the LOC138140460 gene encoding serine-rich adhesin for platelets, coding for MPGKVKVKIISGRNLPVMDRSSDTTDAYVEIKLASTTYKTDVCRKSLHPQWNSEWYRFEVDDSELQDEPLQIRLMDHDTYSANDAIGKVYLDLNPLLLPAASLLIKYGWNGDGNHEHPSNSVMSGWIPVYDTMHGIRGEVNIVVKVELFSDFNRFRQSSCGIQFFCSKSIPHGYFAQTVHGFVEELIVNDDPEYQWIDKIRTPRASNEARQTLFFKLSGELQRKIGVKALDLGGNAVIGYCQCFDLEGESGIVARGIGTAVTLVKLLDAPHCNITETLNEERAQSYLKFLGSQASFHLNPILVSKPTFPFSKKHLSSPLYAPLPTLDIDNPRYKHLPKHLYKSEFSQQLRSTRSNPALNEQIHHTSVKTLLKQEDMRGTPAYGFSQKFRNFKYSSQNILSKKMTALKARLGDSGIGEEIDQEVALTPRQERRRLKYKRTISDSSVMAEVLARSVLHAHNSLTCILEAQDSLQYDDEETAVDQGSVTPNTEEELEPVPNVLEKTVSEPLLSIQDNLLETHSYTGSSGSSSESLSSDDDEYTSDSKEINFETVSNIVKNVELLEKNSTVSSTMKNYSKQMSLPTLSFGECQSNVTESKNGNPFVFPTTSENEEIPEDSALESDKSSSPPVEDFPDNYLETLKVPLAKIETDEESNTEDIVNDDDVEVESKSKTIIPRVRMMTGDVRHKGLFKTAMQTILLDKVNIMGTYTPPTSPTSVTTKSSAFSVASPASSSSSIQNSNNVSGRLPRSSTAVSLDCDWERKQDTVLGAPFASVYSIQRQHSIPCISDKFISSRRTPDFGLSDSALNKPETAKPLIVSCKSDQANVGKNKMSFINLLKGGGYSYSDDGNVERFGSNEQLGRKKFTFLRRTSHDPQSNLKKVRSDDLHKKRFSFLQRSKKVEKSESENTGKSFLSSIFHKTGDEKEGKDTLKKHGLLGTALGNVVMETVQDILATSQADKSKKVVEVDKKCPIFPSSSILTGTNNDNGPDVSDEASVPVNTEIDRGTSVSDNNMHASLTPSLRNNSSPVPDHPPEPGHHRAESVGTKMVQSPAKLNSVPCIYRRSSDSDLSITPKGFFRKRNSLTGSDRSATGGINGHFLKSNVLLRATVPQENFDMLEYPFLTMVKYPSGFITKLGGAVSARSVKLLERISNLEEPESRDTWWSEIRMEIRSHARALNCNAVLGYTETTSICEDVCVLSASGTAAVIGFQYTGEMGDSIGGLPIIPKHCKDILSSSLDRNEFDKERLLQKDAKNKVLLESPEHEVAPSHINSSCAICHLPYNTNNVPIRATVLKCGTCRSGKVPDILIATIETPDGAPSVGRGCFIQSFVYS